One Helicoverpa zea isolate HzStark_Cry1AcR chromosome 20, ilHelZeax1.1, whole genome shotgun sequence genomic region harbors:
- the LOC124639996 gene encoding patj homolog: protein MVRRTAMVLSTEWAQVEVVELTNDGNGLGFNLVGGRSTGVVIKYVLPGGVADKDGRLQSGDHVLQVGSVNLRGFTSEQVAAVLRQAGPAVRLLVARPADPAAALRAPLPGTALVPTKILGDPELLDRHLIETGYGAVYDLSQCFTDYINAQNGITEPSLVAAAVSVIGDNPQQIPDHPIISDTISPTITITVPVEIPNQPEIEIVHVDLNKNVYGLGITVAGYVCEKEELSGIFVKSIIEGSSAEQSGKIRINDRIIEVDGTSLADKTNPQAVEILRNTGISVHLVLERYLRGPKFEHLQLAIFNEERPTSPSPSATTLSWFPVPSQAENSTVEIEPEPESNTTIDSNVLEIVDTQELTQEPTQEELDKRFDELLAVDKEEIKKKWEGEVGPDKEILVCEVSKLEGLGISLEGTVDVEGGQEVRPHHYIRSVLPEGPVGQEGSLSAGDELLEANEYRLHGLTHMEVVNILKKLPNRVRLVCARSSIDSGPRPLINLASDREGFEARKIISGSLNNLTTLVKAQSDTSINTSSTATLTNHSGHSKKSRSLECVSGLAMWQSKEDIVELFKGDQGLGFSILDYQDPIDPQGTVIVVRSLVPGGVAEKHGDISPGDRVMSVNGVSIKNATLDQAVQALKGAPRGIVRVGVARPLPPQDTKSKSTTTLNTKPS, encoded by the coding sequence ATGGTGAGAAGAACCGCGATGGTGCTGAGTACCGAGTGGGCGCAGGTTGAAGTCGTCGAGCTCACTAATGATGGCAACGGCCTGGGGTTTAATCTGGTAGGCGGGCGCAGCACCGGGGTTGTCATCAAGTACGTGCTCCCGGGCGGCGTAGCGGACAAGGACGGGCGCCTGCAGAGCGGGGACCACGTCCTGCAGGTGGGCTCCGTCAACCTCCGCGGCTTCACGTCGGAGCAGGTGGCGGCCGTGCTGCGCCAGGCCGGGCCCGCCGTGCGCCTGCTAGTCGCACGCCCCGCCGACCCCGCCGCGGCCCTGCGAGCGCCACTACCCGGCACGGCGCTTGTTCCCACGAAGATCCTCGGTGACCCCGAATTACTCGACCGTCACCTCATCGAGACTGGCTATGGTGCTGTGTATGACCTGTCTCAGTGCTTCACTGACTACATCAATGCTCAAAATGGTATTACTGAGCCCAGCTTAGTAGCAGCAGCTGTCAGTGTTATTGGTGATAATCCTCAGCAGATACCTGACCATCCTATCATATCTGACACCATCTCCCCCACCATCACAATCACTGTGCCGGTGGAGATCCCCAACCAGCCAGAGATTGAGATAGTTCATGTGGATTTGAATAAGAACGTGTATGGATTGGGTATAACAGTAGCTGGTTATGTGTGTGAGAAGGAGGAACTGTCCGGTATATTTGTCAAGAGTATTATTGAAGGCAGCAGTGCTGAACAAAGTGGTAAAATTAGAATTAATGATAGAATAATAGAAGTTGATGGAACCTCTTTAGCGGATAAGACTAACCCACAGGCAGTAGAGATTTTAAGAAACACAGGCATATCTGTGCACTTAGTGTTAGAGAGATATCTGAGAGGTCCTAAGTTTGAGCACCTTCAGCTAGCTATATTTAATGAGGAGCGTCCTACGTCCCCGTCACCGTCTGCAACTACCTTATCCTGGTTCCCAGTGCCTTCCCAAGCTGAAAATAGTACTGTAGAAATTGAACCTGAGCCTGAGTCTAACACTACTATAGACTCTAATGTTCTGGAAATTGTTGATACACAAGAACTGACACAAGAGCCTACACAGGAGGAGTTAGACAAGAGATTTGATGAACTATTGGCTGTTGATAAAGAAGAAATTAAGAAAAAGTGGGAAGGAGAAGTAGGGCCTGACAAAGAAATATTAGTTTGTGAAGTGAGCAAGCTTGAAGGCTTGGGCATCAGTCTTGAAGGAACTGTTGACGTAGAGGGAGGTCAGGAAGTGAGGCCTCATCATTACATCAGGTCTGTACTCCCTGAGGGTCCTGTAGGCCAGGAAGGCAGTCTTTCAGCTGGGGACGAACTCCTTGAGGCAAATGAGTATAGGCTTCACGGATTGACTCACATGGAAGTAGTGAATATTTTGAAGAAGCTTCCAAATAGAGTGAGATTAGTGTGTGCACGTAGTAGCATAGACAGTGGTCCCCGTCCACTTATTAACTTGGCTTCAGACAGAGAAGGGTTTGAGGCAAGGAAGATTATATCTGGCAGCTTGAACAATTTGACCACTCTAGTCAAAGCCCAGTCTGACACTTCTATCAACACATCCAGCACAGCTACACTGACCAATCACTCCGGACATTCAAAGAAGTCAAGGTCTCTGGAGTGTGTATCAGGCTTAGCCATGTGGCAGAGCAAAGAAGATATCGTGGAGCTTTTCAAAGGTGACCAAGGATTAGGTTTCTCCATTTTAGACTATCAAGACCCCATAGATCCTCAGGGCACAGTTATAGTTGTCCGTAGTTTAGTGCCTGGTGGAGTAGCAGAGAAACATGGTGATATTTCACCAGGTGATCGAGTTATGTCTGTAAATGGAGTCAGTATTAAAAATGCTACCCTAGACCAAGCCGTGCAAGCTTTGAAGGGCGCTCCAAGAGGAATTGTGAGGGTTGGAGTAGCAAGGCCACTGCCCCCACAAGATACCAAGTCTAAAAGTACCACAACACTGAACACAAAGCCGAGTTAA
- the LOC124639997 gene encoding retinol dehydrogenase 13-like produces the protein MWVPNLPVVMISTVAATAGGICLFKDFYGGQPYDRNARADGKVVIITGANSGIGKAAAWDFAKRGAKVFMACRNMEKCEEVRRDLVLETHNKYVYCRPCDLASTESIRKFVERFKSEEPYLDVLVNNAGVMEPPASVTKDGFETQLGVNHLGHFLLTNLLLDTLKASAPSRVVIVSGSAHFGGKINKEDLNFSKKYDAHAAYAQSKLATMLFATELGRKTLGTGVSVIAVDPSLTDTDITRHMSMMKSVSRFFVYPLFWPFMKTPNIGGQVILHAALDPALQGSSGDYYVDMKKKEPSKLAQDFELAGWMWKVSEKWTKLDEHKAALAKATAA, from the exons ATGTGGGTGCCGAATCTGCCGGTGGTGATGATCTCCACCGTGGCCGCCACTGCCGGAGGCATCTGTTTGTTCAA AGACTTCTACGGCGGGCAGCCGTATGACCGCAACGCGAGAGCGGACGGCAAGGTGGTCATCATTACCGGAGCCAACTCTGGTATCGGCAAGGCGGCTGCCTGGGACTTCGCCAAGAGAGGCGCTAAG GTGTTCATGGCATGCCGCAACATGGAGAAGTGCGAGGAGGTGCGGCGCGACCTGGTGCTGGAGACGCACAACAAGTACGTGTACTGCCGACCCTGCGACCTCGCCAGCACTGAGTCCATCAGGAAGTTTGTTGAGAG GTTCAAGTCAGAGGAGCCCTATCTCGACGTTTTAGTAAATAACGCGGGAGTAATGGAGCCCCCCGCCAGCGTCACCAAGGACGGCTTCGAGACGCAGCTCGGCGTCAACCATCTGGGACACTTCCTGCTTACCAACTTGCTGCTGGATACACTAAAG GCGTCAGCCCCAAGCCGCGTAGTCATAGTATCAGGCAGCGCCCACTTCGGCGGTAAGATCAACAAGGAGGATCTCAACTTCAGCAAGAAGTACGACGCTCACGCGGCGTACGCGCAGAGCAAGCTCGCTACTATGCTGTTCGCTACTGAACTGGGGAGGAAGACGTTAG GTACGGGAGTATCAGTGATCGCAGTAGACCCGAGCCTGACAGACACAGACATCACTCGCCACATGTCTATGATGAAGAGCGTCTCGCGTTTCTTCGTCTACCCTCTCTTCTGGCCCTTCATGAAGACCCCCAATATCGGGGGACAGGTCATCCTCCATGCGGCTCTAGATCCTGCCCTGCAGGGCTCCTCGGGAGATTATTATGT TGACATGAAAAAGAAGGAGCCATCAAAGCTGGCTCAAGACTTTGAGCTGGCGGGCTGGATGTGGAAGGTCAGCGAGAAGTGGACCAAACTAGATGAACATAAAGCTGCCCTCGCGAAAGCTACTGCCGCGTGA